From the Solanum lycopersicum chromosome 10, SLM_r2.1 genome, one window contains:
- the LOC101260776 gene encoding benzoate carboxyl methyltransferase-like, producing MVLEIFLPMTAGDSECCYANNSILQRRVIEKSKPLLEESVKNMLKNIGIFPKCLRVADLGCSSGGNTLLCMSNVIDTVDNLCKQNKFEPLEFQVYLNDLPDNDFNNVFKSIPSFLEKYGNKCYVAGVAGSFYQRLFPSNTLNFVHSSYSLHWLSQVPKGLDYCNKKSILISQSSPPQVVEAYSNQFNKDFSSFLCFRSQEVMSGGHMVLVYVGRSNPDPRSYDSCCLMDLLTNSLLHLAAQGKIKEDEIDSFNIPSYAPYEEEIKKIIQMEGSFSLEKLETFESDMTAIDKPFEDIAKLVVKTIRAVTEVMLASHFGNSIIHHLFDIYENHVTQYLSMGNTIKFFNICLCLRKK from the exons ATGGTACTCGAAATTTTTTTACCAATGACTGCAGGAGATTCAGAATGCTGTTATGCCAATAATTCAATCCTTCAG AGAAGAGTGATAGAAAAGTCAAAGCCTTTATTAGAAGAAAGTGtaaaaaatatgttgaagaaTATCGGTATTTTTCCGAAGTGTTTGAGAGTAGCAGATCTGGGTTGTTCTTCAGGAGGAAATACACTTTTATGTATGAGCAATGTCATTGATACAGTTGATAATTTGTGCAAACAGAACAAGTTTGAACCATTAGAATTTCAAGTGTATTTGAATGATCTTCCAGATAATGATTTCAATAACGTCTTCAAATCAATTCCatcatttcttgaaaaatatgggAATAAATGTTACGTAGCAGGAGTTGCTGGTTCTTTTTATCAAAGGCTTTTTCCTTCAAACACCTTGAACTTTGTTCATTCTTCTTATAGTCTCCATTGGCTTTCTCAG GTTCCGAAAGGGTTGGACTACTGTAACAAAAAAAGTATACTCATATCACAATCAAGTCCTCCACAAGTAGTGGAAGCATATTCCAATCAATTCAACAAGGATTTTTCAAGCTTTCTATGCTTTCGTTCTCAAGAAGTAATGAGTGGAGGGCATATGGTCCTTGTGTATGTTGGCAGGAGCAATCCAGATCCAAGAAGCTATGATTCTTGCTGTTTGATGGATTTACTAACAAACTCACTTCTTCATTTAGCAGCGCAG GGCAAGATCAAAGAGGATGAAATTGATTCATTTAACATTCCTTCTTATGCAccatatgaagaagagataaaGAAGATTATACAAATGGAAGGATCATTTAGTCTAGAAAAACTTGAAACATTTGAGAGTGATATGACTGCCATTGACAAACCTTTTGAGGATATTGCCAAGTTAGTAGTTAAGACTATAAGAGCGGTAACTGAGGTTATGTTGGCTTCTCATTTTGGAAACTCCATAATTCATCATTTATTCGACATATATGAAAACCATGTCACACAATACCTATCCATGGGAAATACCATCAAGTTCTTCAATATTTGTTTATGCTTGcggaaaaaataa